The Apibacter raozihei genome contains a region encoding:
- the lgt gene encoding prolipoprotein diacylglyceryl transferase: MNQILEIIWDPSLGIHIGSFTLRYYSLMYVIAFGLGFYLMDLIFKTDHEDKKLLDPLFLYMFVAVILGARLGHVLFYQKELFVQDPLAVFLPIRTQPNFEFTGFSGLASHGAAIGILISLYLFTRKYLKRNFLWILDRIVIPVAIGGMFIRFGNFFNSEILGKPSDLPWAVLFVQQDTGEYGGVVPRHPAQLYEAFGYLILFIMLLFIYFKTDKKKYLGWIFGFFLIILFGIRFMVEFFKEPQGEEYINWLGLNTGQWLSVPFIIAGFIILATAKNRIYIPKNKQ, encoded by the coding sequence ATGAATCAGATTTTAGAAATTATATGGGATCCTAGTTTGGGGATTCACATAGGTAGTTTTACTCTTAGATATTATAGCCTGATGTACGTCATCGCTTTCGGATTAGGGTTTTATCTTATGGATTTAATATTTAAAACAGACCATGAAGATAAAAAATTACTGGATCCGTTGTTTCTTTACATGTTTGTAGCAGTCATTTTAGGTGCCAGACTTGGTCATGTTTTATTTTATCAAAAAGAATTATTTGTACAGGATCCCTTAGCTGTGTTTTTACCTATAAGGACACAGCCTAATTTTGAATTTACTGGATTTTCAGGCCTTGCAAGTCATGGTGCCGCTATAGGGATATTAATTTCTCTTTATTTATTTACCAGAAAATATCTCAAGAGAAATTTTTTATGGATTCTTGATAGAATTGTTATTCCTGTTGCCATTGGTGGGATGTTTATACGATTTGGTAATTTTTTTAACTCAGAAATTTTAGGTAAACCATCTGATCTTCCTTGGGCGGTTCTATTTGTTCAACAAGACACCGGAGAGTATGGAGGAGTTGTTCCTCGTCATCCCGCCCAACTGTATGAGGCTTTTGGTTATCTGATATTATTTATAATGCTTTTATTTATATATTTTAAAACGGATAAAAAGAAATATCTTGGTTGGATTTTCGGTTTCTTTTTAATAATTCTTTTCGGTATACGTTTTATGGTTGAATTTTTCAAAGAGCCACAAGGAGAAGAATATATCAATTGGTTAGGTCTTAATACAGGTCAGTGGTTAAGTGTTCCTTTCATTATTGCCGGATTTATAATATTAGCTACAGCAAAAAATAGAATTTACATTCCTAAAAACAAACAATAA
- the yidD gene encoding membrane protein insertion efficiency factor YidD has translation MVKKIAIFPFILLIRFYQLAISPWLGKNCRYTPTCSSYMLEALKTHGLIKGLWLGGKRIFRCHPWGGCGYDPVPPKKNIINK, from the coding sequence ATGGTAAAGAAAATAGCTATATTTCCCTTTATACTGCTGATACGATTTTATCAGTTAGCTATTTCTCCATGGCTGGGTAAAAATTGCCGATATACGCCTACATGCTCTAGCTACATGTTGGAAGCACTTAAAACGCATGGACTAATAAAAGGTTTATGGTTGGGAGGAAAAAGAATTTTTCGATGTCATCCATGGGGAGGTTGTGGCTATGATCCGGTTCCACCAAAAAAGAATATAATAAATAAATGA
- a CDS encoding peptidase U32 family protein → MTKSGKIELMAPAGNFESMQAALDNGADSIYFGVEQLNMRARSSVNFTLDDLEEVSKRCQAKGVRTYLTLNTIIYDHDLSIIKTVLDRAKSAGITAVIAMDQAVIAYARQIDMEVHISTQINITNIETVKFYSLFADTMVLSRELSLSQVKKITSQIEKEQIKGPSGNLIEIEIFGHGALCMAVSGKCYLSLHSHNSSANRGACKQNCRKKYTVIDQESGFEIEIDNEYMMSPKDLCTLDFLDQVVDSGIKVLKIEGRGRAPEYVAEVTRCYREAINSVADNTFTKDKINVWMKRLETVYNRGFWSGYYLGQKLGEWSDNPGSNATQKKVYVGKGRHYYPKTQIGEFEIEAYGLAIGDKILIQGPTTGSQEAEVASMMVDDLPAQEAKKGDILTLPIGFKVRPSDKLYKVVKTEYSN, encoded by the coding sequence ATGACAAAAAGCGGAAAAATTGAGCTAATGGCTCCTGCGGGTAATTTCGAATCTATGCAAGCTGCTTTGGATAATGGTGCTGATTCAATATATTTTGGAGTAGAGCAATTAAATATGAGAGCCCGCTCATCGGTTAACTTTACTCTTGACGATCTGGAAGAAGTATCTAAACGCTGCCAGGCCAAAGGCGTAAGAACTTATCTTACCCTCAATACCATTATATATGATCATGATTTATCTATCATAAAAACTGTTTTAGACAGAGCAAAATCAGCAGGAATAACAGCTGTTATAGCGATGGATCAGGCTGTTATAGCTTATGCCCGACAAATTGATATGGAAGTTCATATATCAACTCAAATTAACATTACTAATATTGAAACTGTAAAATTTTATTCCCTTTTTGCAGACACTATGGTATTAAGTAGAGAATTAAGCTTGAGCCAGGTAAAAAAAATAACTTCACAGATTGAGAAAGAACAAATTAAAGGTCCTTCGGGAAATTTAATTGAAATAGAAATATTCGGGCACGGAGCCTTATGTATGGCAGTATCCGGCAAATGTTATTTAAGCCTGCATTCACATAATTCTTCTGCAAACCGAGGAGCTTGCAAACAAAACTGTAGAAAAAAATATACTGTTATTGATCAGGAATCTGGTTTTGAAATTGAGATAGACAATGAATATATGATGTCTCCAAAAGATTTATGCACACTCGACTTTCTTGATCAGGTCGTAGATTCCGGTATTAAAGTTCTTAAAATTGAAGGACGTGGAAGAGCTCCTGAATATGTTGCTGAAGTAACCCGTTGTTATCGTGAAGCAATAAACTCTGTTGCAGACAACACTTTTACCAAAGATAAAATCAATGTTTGGATGAAAAGGCTTGAAACAGTATATAACAGAGGATTCTGGAGCGGATATTATCTGGGGCAGAAACTTGGAGAATGGTCTGACAATCCAGGTTCTAATGCAACACAAAAAAAAGTGTATGTTGGAAAAGGGAGACATTATTATCCAAAAACACAAATTGGTGAATTTGAAATAGAGGCTTACGGCTTGGCTATAGGAGATAAAATCTTGATTCAAGGCCCTACCACGGGATCTCAGGAAGCAGAAGTAGCTTCCATGATGGTTGATGATTTACCGGCTCAGGAAGCTAAGAAAGGAGATATTCTTACCCTTCCTATAGGTTTTAAAGTACGCCCATCAGATAAATTATACAAGGTTGTTAAAACAGAATATTCAAATTAA
- a CDS encoding ferredoxin, protein MVIITLQRDKCIGCNYCAEFDPEHFRMSKKDGKSVLLRSQEKKGFFTIKNPDDSIFDSSDKAAKACPVKIISVKKI, encoded by the coding sequence ATGGTTATCATTACTCTTCAAAGAGATAAATGTATTGGATGCAATTATTGCGCAGAATTTGATCCCGAACACTTCCGCATGTCCAAAAAAGATGGAAAATCGGTACTTTTACGCTCACAGGAGAAAAAAGGTTTTTTTACTATTAAAAATCCTGACGATTCTATTTTTGATTCTTCTGATAAAGCGGCTAAAGCATGCCCTGTAAAAATAATTTCCGTAAAAAAAATCTAG
- a CDS encoding 5-formyltetrahydrofolate cyclo-ligase has protein sequence MTKLQARNYFTNLRKKISEDEINEKSEKIFNQWLVSGLNYFQSFHIFLSIIEKKEINTSFFVQYLWLNNKNVYCSKTKKNQLEHFKLTSDTSLKISKWGIPEPYNENPINLNTIDCVFVPLLAYDTSGNRIGYGKGYYDKFLSSHPNATKIGLSFFNPVSKIEDLEVTDIPLDYIITPEFYSAFPIEEK, from the coding sequence ATGACCAAATTACAGGCCCGGAACTACTTTACAAATCTTAGAAAAAAAATATCTGAAGATGAAATTAATGAAAAATCAGAAAAAATATTTAATCAATGGCTCGTTTCAGGATTGAATTATTTTCAAAGTTTTCATATTTTTCTTTCGATCATTGAAAAAAAAGAAATTAATACTTCTTTTTTTGTACAATACTTATGGCTAAATAACAAAAATGTATACTGTTCTAAAACTAAAAAAAATCAATTAGAACATTTTAAACTCACTTCTGACACTTCGTTGAAAATAAGTAAATGGGGTATTCCTGAACCTTATAATGAAAACCCTATAAATCTTAATACGATAGATTGTGTTTTTGTACCTCTATTAGCTTACGATACTTCTGGAAATCGAATTGGTTATGGAAAAGGATATTACGATAAATTCCTATCATCGCATCCGAATGCAACAAAAATAGGATTATCATTTTTCAATCCAGTAAGCAAGATTGAAGATTTAGAAGTTACTGATATACCTTTAGATTATATTATCACTCCGGAATTTTACTCTGCTTTTCCTATTGAAGAAAAATAA
- a CDS encoding SPFH domain-containing protein, protein MEIFGGLVSIVLVLFFLIFIFTILGAFFIVKQQTTAVVERFGKFHSIRQAGFNFKIPIIDSISGKVNLKIQQLDVMIETKTKDDVFVKLKVSVQYQVVQTAVYDAFYKLQNPYAQITSYVFDVVRAEVPKLRLDDVFERKDDIAIAVKSEIQEAMQSYGYSIIKALVTDIDPDEQVKQAMNRINSAEREKIAAEYEAEAERIKIVAKARAEAESKQLQGKGIADQRREIARGLEESVKVLNGVNINSQEASSLIVVTQHYDTLNSIGASSRSNLILLPNNPSAASDMLTNMITSFAASQHVGEQSNEAK, encoded by the coding sequence ATGGAAATCTTTGGGGGATTAGTTTCAATTGTACTAGTATTATTTTTCTTAATTTTTATATTCACAATATTAGGAGCTTTTTTTATTGTGAAACAGCAGACTACTGCTGTCGTTGAACGATTTGGTAAATTTCATTCAATTCGACAGGCGGGTTTTAATTTTAAAATACCGATTATAGATAGTATATCTGGAAAGGTAAACCTTAAAATACAGCAATTGGATGTGATGATAGAAACTAAAACTAAAGATGATGTATTTGTTAAACTTAAAGTTTCAGTTCAGTATCAGGTAGTGCAAACGGCGGTTTATGATGCTTTTTATAAACTACAAAATCCTTATGCTCAAATAACTTCATATGTCTTTGATGTAGTACGTGCTGAAGTTCCCAAATTGCGTTTAGATGATGTTTTTGAAAGAAAAGATGATATAGCAATTGCCGTTAAAAGTGAGATTCAGGAAGCTATGCAGAGTTACGGCTACAGCATAATAAAAGCTTTGGTGACAGATATAGATCCTGATGAACAGGTTAAACAAGCAATGAATCGTATTAATTCAGCGGAAAGAGAAAAAATTGCAGCTGAATATGAAGCAGAAGCAGAGCGTATAAAAATAGTGGCTAAGGCCAGAGCAGAAGCTGAGAGTAAACAGTTACAAGGTAAAGGTATTGCTGATCAGAGAAGAGAAATTGCCAGAGGACTGGAAGAATCCGTTAAGGTTTTAAATGGAGTAAATATAAATTCACAGGAAGCGTCTTCTCTTATTGTAGTTACACAACATTACGATACTCTTAATTCTATAGGAGCCAGTTCTCGTTCAAATCTTATATTATTGCCGAATAATCCGAGTGCTGCAAGTGATATGTTAACTAATATGATTACTTCTTTTGCAGCTTCTCAGCATGTAGGAGAACAATCAAACGAGGCTAAATAG
- the prfB gene encoding peptide chain release factor 2 → MITQENLKEIQSRLNDLYEYLEIEKKLVEIQNEEEKSADPAFWNDPKQAEVILKQLRGKKKWVEEYQDIKTKYEDLTVLFDFYKSGDVEEEEVESQYQAVSKLLEDVEFKNMLSAEGDDLSGVLQITAGAGGTESCDWASMLMRMYIMWADKHKFKVRELNYQEGDVAGIKTVTLEIDGDYAFGYLKGENGVHRLVRISPFDSNAKRHTSFASVYVYPLVDDSIDIQINQSDISWDTFRSSGAGGQNVNKVETGVRLRYKYKDEITGEDREIIIENTESRSQLQNKEKAMQLLKSRLFEIELEKRNAKRDEIEAGKMKIEWGSQIRNYVMQPYRLVKDVRTGAETSDVDSVMNGNIDEFLKSYLMLMGQKVTE, encoded by the coding sequence ATGATTACTCAGGAAAATTTAAAAGAAATTCAATCCAGGCTAAATGATTTATATGAATATCTGGAAATAGAAAAGAAACTTGTTGAAATTCAAAATGAAGAAGAAAAGTCTGCCGACCCTGCTTTTTGGAATGATCCCAAGCAGGCTGAAGTTATTTTAAAACAACTTAGAGGAAAGAAAAAATGGGTGGAAGAATATCAGGATATTAAAACAAAATATGAAGATTTAACCGTTTTATTTGATTTTTACAAATCCGGTGATGTTGAAGAAGAAGAAGTTGAAAGTCAATATCAGGCAGTAAGTAAGCTTTTAGAAGATGTGGAATTTAAAAATATGCTTTCAGCTGAAGGAGATGATTTAAGCGGAGTCTTGCAAATAACTGCGGGCGCCGGAGGAACTGAGAGTTGCGATTGGGCAAGTATGTTAATGCGTATGTATATTATGTGGGCAGATAAACATAAATTTAAAGTAAGGGAGCTCAATTATCAGGAAGGAGATGTTGCAGGAATCAAAACAGTGACTCTGGAAATTGATGGAGATTATGCTTTCGGATATTTGAAAGGTGAAAATGGAGTTCACAGATTGGTGCGTATTTCACCTTTTGATTCAAATGCAAAAAGACACACATCTTTTGCCTCAGTTTATGTTTATCCATTAGTAGATGATTCAATTGATATACAAATTAACCAATCTGATATATCTTGGGATACTTTCCGATCTAGTGGTGCCGGAGGTCAAAATGTTAATAAAGTAGAGACGGGAGTGCGTTTACGATATAAATATAAAGATGAAATAACAGGAGAGGATAGAGAGATTATAATTGAGAATACAGAAAGTAGATCACAGTTACAAAATAAAGAAAAGGCCATGCAATTACTTAAATCTCGTTTGTTTGAAATAGAGTTGGAAAAGAGAAATGCTAAAAGAGATGAGATTGAGGCTGGAAAAATGAAGATTGAGTGGGGAAGCCAGATCAGAAACTATGTGATGCAACCGTACCGTTTAGTTAAAGATGTACGTACAGGGGCAGAAACCTCAGATGTAGATTCAGTAATGAATGGTAATATAGATGAATTTTTAAAATCCTATTTAATGTTGATGGGGCAAAAAGTAACAGAATAA
- the arsC gene encoding arsenate reductase (glutaredoxin) (This arsenate reductase requires both glutathione and glutaredoxin to convert arsenate to arsenite, after which the efflux transporter formed by ArsA and ArsB can extrude the arsenite from the cell, providing resistance.) yields MITIYHNPRCSKSREALDFLSEKFKEIHIINYMQTGINVDTLKELVNLLQIQPMALVRTNESLWNEQFKDMHLEEIELLEILSKNPQLIQRPVIINGNKAVIGRPKENINQIL; encoded by the coding sequence ATGATTACTATATACCATAATCCCAGATGCAGTAAAAGCAGGGAGGCTTTGGATTTTTTAAGTGAAAAGTTTAAAGAGATTCACATAATTAATTATATGCAAACCGGAATAAATGTTGACACATTAAAAGAACTGGTGAATTTACTACAAATTCAACCGATGGCTTTAGTTAGAACAAACGAATCTCTGTGGAATGAACAGTTTAAAGACATGCATTTAGAGGAAATTGAACTTTTGGAAATTTTATCAAAGAACCCACAATTAATTCAACGACCTGTTATTATCAATGGTAATAAAGCTGTCATCGGAAGGCCTAAAGAAAATATAAATCAAATATTATAA
- a CDS encoding mechanosensitive ion channel domain-containing protein: MEFIEKFFHDYHLQIISTLAACVATPLLKIIIRKIIYRYGVNSQINDLRTKIVIKYVNILINILFSVFLITIWGVTPQWIFASFASVFAIVGVAFFAQWSLLSNVTAGLIIYFTVPFRIGDTIKILDKDNPIEAVVEDIKAFYINLRTVEGEFITIPNSLILQKVISIVNRVD; the protein is encoded by the coding sequence ATGGAATTTATTGAAAAATTTTTTCACGATTATCATCTTCAAATCATAAGCACTTTAGCGGCATGTGTCGCTACCCCTTTATTAAAAATCATTATAAGGAAAATTATTTACCGCTATGGGGTTAATTCTCAAATCAACGATTTACGTACAAAGATTGTAATAAAATACGTTAATATTTTAATTAACATATTATTCTCTGTATTTCTTATTACAATATGGGGTGTCACTCCTCAATGGATATTTGCCTCATTCGCTTCTGTATTTGCTATTGTTGGAGTTGCATTTTTTGCTCAATGGTCGTTGTTGAGTAATGTTACAGCTGGATTAATCATATATTTTACTGTTCCTTTTAGAATTGGTGACACGATAAAAATTCTTGATAAAGATAATCCTATTGAAGCTGTAGTTGAAGATATAAAGGCTTTTTATATAAATCTGAGAACCGTTGAGGGGGAATTTATTACTATACCCAATAGTCTTATATTGCAAAAGGTTATATCTATTGTAAATCGTGTAGATTGA
- the sucC gene encoding ADP-forming succinate--CoA ligase subunit beta has protein sequence MNLHEYQGKEILSSFGVRVQRGIVATTPDEAVNAAKEMTDKTGTNWWVVKAQIHAGGRGKGGGVKLAKTLDEVKEKSSEIIGMNLITPQTSKEGKKVHQVFIAEDMYYPGESEVEEFYMSVLLDRAKGKNMIIYSTEGGMDIEAVAEKTPERIFTEEIDPAVGLQSFQARKIAFNLGVTGDAFKDMVRFVTSLYKAYIESDATLFEINPVLKTSDNKIAAVDAKVTIDNNALFRHQDYLALRDVREEDPTEVEAGEAGLNFVKLDGNVGCMVNGAGLAMATMDIIKLSGGNPANFLDVGGTADAERVEKAFRIILKDDAVKAILVNIFGGIVRCDRVAQGILDAYKNMGDFIKVPIIVRLQGTNAEIAKKMIDDSGLKVLSAITLEDAANAVKESLS, from the coding sequence ATGAATTTACATGAATATCAAGGAAAAGAAATACTTTCATCATTCGGAGTAAGAGTTCAAAGAGGAATCGTAGCAACTACACCCGATGAAGCTGTTAATGCAGCAAAAGAAATGACCGATAAAACCGGAACAAACTGGTGGGTGGTTAAAGCTCAAATACATGCAGGTGGAAGAGGAAAAGGCGGTGGAGTAAAACTAGCTAAAACACTGGATGAGGTTAAAGAAAAATCGTCTGAAATTATCGGGATGAACCTTATAACTCCCCAAACATCAAAAGAAGGGAAAAAAGTACATCAGGTTTTTATTGCTGAAGATATGTATTATCCGGGAGAGTCTGAGGTTGAAGAATTTTATATGTCTGTTTTATTAGACAGAGCCAAAGGTAAAAATATGATTATTTATTCTACAGAAGGAGGAATGGATATTGAAGCCGTGGCAGAAAAAACTCCGGAAAGAATTTTCACTGAAGAAATAGATCCTGCAGTAGGACTGCAAAGTTTTCAGGCAAGAAAAATAGCATTTAACTTAGGAGTTACAGGAGATGCATTCAAAGATATGGTTCGGTTTGTTACTTCTCTTTATAAAGCGTATATTGAAAGTGATGCTACTTTGTTTGAAATCAATCCTGTATTAAAAACATCTGATAATAAAATTGCAGCAGTAGATGCTAAAGTAACCATAGATAATAATGCATTATTTCGTCATCAGGATTACCTAGCATTGAGAGATGTTAGAGAAGAAGATCCTACTGAAGTGGAAGCCGGTGAAGCAGGTCTTAACTTTGTTAAGTTAGATGGGAATGTAGGTTGTATGGTAAATGGAGCAGGATTAGCAATGGCTACAATGGATATCATTAAGTTATCTGGAGGAAATCCTGCAAATTTCTTGGATGTCGGAGGAACCGCAGATGCTGAGAGAGTAGAAAAAGCTTTCAGAATCATATTAAAAGATGATGCAGTAAAAGCTATACTAGTAAATATCTTTGGCGGAATTGTTCGATGTGACCGGGTAGCTCAGGGAATCTTAGACGCATATAAAAATATGGGGGACTTTATAAAAGTACCTATCATAGTACGTTTACAAGGAACCAATGCTGAAATAGCTAAGAAAATGATTGATGACAGTGGACTGAAAGTATTGTCTGCAATAACTCTAGAAGATGCAGCCAATGCTGTGAAAGAATCATTATCGTAA
- a CDS encoding lipase family protein, translating to MKKFTLFAFICILSTFTSCTDDDIYIHTSQQNIKSINRLSYDDLSQMELFFKSSISAYNSIPGINLDFSNFNLAKQKETLTNKGLHLDSLYVSVYKINYKEQHPGRKGTFINNSGILLLPSKSILSDGKSCKLVIIAPGAYTGKNEAASAIYQDKELLNNQVFENKLTNFFNNLLAVEGFAVLIPDYPGFGDSYGECSIPVLEAQPMANSLINLTKTAQRVISKLNYSQKNGVILSGYSLGGYTSGLAGKKNETDRNELNVDLLLVGGALTSLPYLADEVKKDHQTMEHLIFPWAVMAYQHNGYPNLKLDNVILKDQQPNINEYLLSGKYSALDIITNNLFPVNSSDFYTSEFRSSESSNSDYAYLKQILTENSFSPWKNKTKFQMIHAINDHTAYYEPAKRFADETNQMGGNVTFETTIGAHSEGALFFYQRLLENSIELNK from the coding sequence ATGAAAAAATTTACATTATTTGCCTTTATTTGTATATTATCGACTTTTACTTCTTGTACGGATGATGATATTTACATCCATACATCTCAACAAAATATTAAAAGCATAAACAGACTGTCTTATGATGATCTTTCACAAATGGAGCTATTTTTTAAAAGTTCAATCTCAGCTTACAACAGTATTCCGGGGATTAATTTAGATTTCAGCAATTTTAATTTAGCTAAACAAAAAGAAACTTTAACTAATAAGGGACTGCATTTGGATAGTTTATACGTAAGTGTATACAAAATTAATTATAAGGAACAACATCCGGGCCGAAAGGGTACTTTTATAAATAATTCCGGGATTTTACTCCTACCTAGTAAAAGCATTCTTTCCGATGGAAAAAGCTGTAAGCTGGTTATCATTGCTCCGGGAGCATACACAGGTAAGAATGAAGCTGCTTCAGCAATTTATCAGGATAAAGAATTATTAAACAACCAGGTATTTGAAAACAAGCTTACCAACTTTTTTAATAATCTTTTAGCCGTAGAAGGTTTTGCTGTATTAATTCCGGATTACCCAGGGTTTGGAGACTCTTATGGTGAATGCTCTATTCCTGTCCTAGAAGCACAGCCTATGGCTAATTCCCTTATTAATTTAACTAAAACAGCTCAACGAGTAATTTCTAAACTTAATTACAGCCAAAAGAACGGCGTCATTCTTTCCGGATATTCATTAGGAGGGTATACCAGTGGATTAGCCGGCAAAAAAAATGAAACAGATAGAAATGAATTAAACGTTGATTTACTTCTAGTTGGTGGTGCTTTAACTTCATTACCTTATCTTGCTGATGAAGTAAAAAAAGATCATCAAACTATGGAGCATTTAATTTTCCCTTGGGCTGTCATGGCTTATCAACATAATGGATATCCTAATCTAAAACTGGATAATGTAATTCTTAAAGATCAGCAACCAAATATAAACGAATATCTTTTATCCGGTAAATATTCTGCATTGGATATTATTACCAATAATTTATTTCCTGTTAACAGCTCAGATTTTTATACTTCTGAATTCAGATCTTCCGAAAGCAGTAATTCTGATTATGCCTACTTAAAACAGATACTTACTGAAAATAGTTTTAGCCCATGGAAGAATAAAACGAAATTTCAAATGATTCATGCAATAAATGACCATACTGCATACTATGAACCAGCTAAGAGATTCGCAGATGAAACCAATCAAATGGGAGGAAATGTTACTTTTGAAACTACTATAGGTGCACATAGTGAGGGTGCCCTGTTTTTTTATCAGAGACTTTTAGAAAATTCTATAGAATTAAATAAATAA